A section of the Parasteatoda tepidariorum isolate YZ-2023 chromosome 6, CAS_Ptep_4.0, whole genome shotgun sequence genome encodes:
- the LOC122271447 gene encoding uncharacterized protein, producing MLKYAIWVENRFHAFGPSPFLSSSFQLYRKECIETCTFRLHMEQYGCAPRSISISHMATLCKRGEKITKENWDSCLKKCSNTPCVTRSFKYKHFQNVLENLKFGYQERKLLYPDLYNTSQFLYLGVSFRNAKIRIIHFVPKLPPMELFSNIGGFLGIWIGSSIISVSDLLYKLSEFIYIYIMKFVKKTSTL from the exons ATGCTCAAATACGCCATCTGGGTAGAAAACCGGTTCCATGCCTttggcccttctcccttcctctcctcctcttttcagttgtataggaaa gaATGCATAGAAACTTGCACCTTCCGTCTTCACATGGAACAATATGGATGTGCACCTCGTTCAATAAGTATTAGTCACATGGCGACATTGTGTAAGAGAG gTGAAAAAATCACAAAAGAAAATTGGGATAGTTGTTTGAAAAAGTGTAGCAATACTCCATGTgt GACTCGATCTTTTAAATACaagcattttcaaaatgtactagag aACTTAAAATTCGGAtatcaagaaagaaaattactttatccTGATCTTTATAATAC CTCTCAATTTCTGTATCTCGGAGTGTCATTCAGAAATGCTAAGATCAGAATAATCCACTTTGTTCCAAAACTGCCG CCAATGGAGTTGTTCAGCAACATCGGTGGATTCTTGGGCATTTGGATTGGATCCTCTATCATATCAGTCTCTGATTTATTATACAAACTATCTGAATTCATCTACATTTACAtcatgaaatttgttaaaaagacATCTACACTGTAA